One Oncorhynchus clarkii lewisi isolate Uvic-CL-2024 chromosome 32, UVic_Ocla_1.0, whole genome shotgun sequence DNA window includes the following coding sequences:
- the LOC139391641 gene encoding proteasome subunit beta type-7-like has protein sequence MALSNVVETPASGFNFENVSRNVALEGLLEGGHTKAPKPMKTGTTIAGIVCKDGVVLGADTRATSGEVVADKMCAKIHYISPNMYCCGAGTAADTEKTTDLLSSNLTIFSMNSGRNPRVVMAVNILQDMLFRYRGQIGASLILGGVDCTGNHLYTVGPYGSIDNVPYLAMGSGDLAALGILEDRFKPNMELEEAKQLVRDAIHSGIMSDLGSGNNIDICVITKQGVDYIRPYQESEYKDKRQRRYKYRPGTTSILTEKIVPLELEVVQETVQRMDTA, from the exons ATGGCGCTATCAAATGTTGTCGAAACACCTGCATCGGGATTTAATTTTGAGAACGTCTCCAG AAATGTTGCTCTGGAGGGTCTGCTTGAGGGAGGACATACCAAGGCACCTAAGCCTATGAAGACAGGGACCACCATTGCTGGAATAGTGTGCAAG GATGGAGTGGTTCTGGGAGCAGACACACGGGCCACCTCAGGTGAAGTGGTGGCTGATAAGATGTGTGCCAAGATCCACTACATCTCCCCCAATATGTA ctgcTGTGGTGCAGGAACTGCAGCGGATACAGAGAAGACCACCGACCTGCTCTCCTCCAACCTCACCATCTTTTCTATGAACAGCGGCAGGAACCCACGTGTTGTGATGGCAGTAAACATATTACAGGACATGctattcag GTACCGGGGCCAGATAGGGGCCAGTCTAATCCTCGGAGGGGTGGACTGCACCGGTAATCACCTCTACACAGTGGGGCCCTATGGGAGCATAGACAATGTGCCATACCTTGCAATGG GGTCTGGTGACTTGGCCGCTCTGGGGATTCTGGAGGATAGATTCAAACCTAATATGGAG TTAGAAGAGGCTAAGCAGTTGGTCCGGGATGCCATCCACTCTGGCATCATGAGTGACCTGGGCTCAGGCAACAACATAGATATCTGTGTCATCACTAAACAGGGGGTGGACTACATCAGGCCGTACCAGGAGTCAGAGTACAAAGACAAGAG GCAGAGAAGATACAAGTATCGCCCAGGTACAACGTCTATTTTGACAGAGAAAATAGTCCCTCTGGAGCTGGAGGTAGTGCAGGAGACAGTCCAGCGGATGGATACCGCCTGA
- the LOC139391717 gene encoding proteasome subunit beta type-9, which produces MLDESSEPGWLSEEVKTGTTIIAIEFDGGVVLGSDSRVSAGETVVNRVMNKLSLLHDKIYCALSGSAADAQTIAEMVNYQLDVHSIEVGEDPQVRSAATLVKNISYKYKEELSAHLIVAGWDKRGGGQVYVTLNGLLSRQPFAVGGSGSSYVYGFVDAEYRKAMSKEDCQQFVVNTLSLAMSRDGSSGGVAYLVTIDEKGAEEKCILGNELPTFYDQ; this is translated from the exons ATGTTGGATGAATCATCAGAGCCAGGGTGGCTATCCGAAGAAGTCAAAACAGGG ACCACCATCATTGCTATTGAGTTTGATGGAGGTGTGGTGCTGGGCTCTGACTCTCGAGTGTCTGCTGG GGAGACTGTGGTGAACCGGGTGATGAACaagctctctctcctccatgacAAGATCTACTGCGCCCTGTCAGGCTCAGCTGCAGACGCCCAGACCATTGCTGAGATGGTCAACTACCAGCTGGATGTGCACAG CATTGAGGTTGGAGAGGATCCTCAAGTTCGTTCAGCTGCCACTCTGGTGAAAAACATCTCGTACAAGTACAAAGAAGAGCTGTCAGCACATCTCATTGTTGCCGGGTGGGacaagagaggagggggacag GTGTATGTGACCCTCAATGGCCTGTTGTCCAGACAACCCTTTGCGGTCGGCGGCTCCGGAAGCTCCTATGTCTATGGGTTTGTTGATGCAGAGTACCGGAAGGCCATGAGCAAAGAGGACTGCCAACAGTTTGTTGTCAACA cacTTTCATTGGCCATGAGTCGAGATGGTTCCAGCGGAGGTGTGGCCTACCTTGTCACTATTGATGAAAAAGGTGCAGAGGAGAAATGCATCCTGGGTAACGAGTTGCCCACATTTTATGATCAGTGA
- the LOC139391643 gene encoding proteasome subunit beta type-6-B like protein, producing MDSQIKGVSTGTTILAVTFNGGVIIGSDSRASIGGYYVSSKTINKLIQVHDRIFCCIAGSLADAQAVTKAAKFQISFHSIQMESPPLVKAAASVLKELCYNNKEELQAGFITAGWDRKKGPQVYTVALGGMLLSQPFTIGGSGSTYIYGYADAKYKPDMSKEECLQFATNALALAMGRDNVSGGVAHLVVITEEGVEHVVIPGDKLPKFHDE from the exons ATGGACTCTCAAATCAAAGGAGTTAGCACAGGC ACCACCATCTTGGCGGTGACGTTCAATGGAGGGGTTATCATTGGCTCAGATTCCAGGGCGTCCATCGGAGG GTACTACGTGTCCTCTAAGACCATCAACAAGCTGATCCAGGTTCATGACAGGATATTCTGCTGCATCGCCGGCTCCCTGGCAGACGCTCAGGCCGTCACCAAGGCTGCCAAGTTCCAGATCTCCTTTCACAG TATTCAGATGGAGTCCCCTCCTCTGGTGAAGGCAGCAGCGTCCGTGTTGAAAGAGCTGTGCTACAACAACAAGGAGGAGCTGCAGGCCGGCTTCATCACTGCAGGCTGGGACAGGAAGAAAGGGCCACAG GTTTACACGGTGGCCTTGGGCGGTATGTTACTCAGTCAGCCGTTCACCATCGGAGGATCAGGGAGCACGTACATCTACGGTTACGCCGACGCCAAATACAAACCTGACATGAGCAAAGAGGAGTGCCTGCAGTTTGCTACAAATG CTCTGGCCCTAGCTATGGGCAGAGACAATGTCAGCGGAGGCGTGGCACACCTGGTAGTGATCACCGAGGAGGGGGTGGAGCATGTGGTCATCCCTGGAGACAAGCTACCCAAGTTCCACGATGAGTAG
- the LOC139391698 gene encoding antigen peptide transporter 2-like, whose amino-acid sequence MMLRTCVFAMAVGLCIDITTFCATGFGASISKTGPISFDVFGSLLRLWVVAGIRLVILFGVSLLTLGSIKPVLKRWLAVHCFLAPVYETGQLMLHGSSPESTHGSLGGPSLWLLCTAAAAAAALFWEKTFPDSSEESNGKEKTQKARVLFMRVLYFYRPDTLLLVGAFIFLSLAVLCEMFIPFYTGKVIDILASQYKWNDFLTAIILMGLYSLGSSFSAGCRGGLFMCAINSFTSRMKVELFGALVKQEISFFETIKTGDITSRLSTDTTKMARAVALNVNVLLRTLIKIVGMLSLMMSLSWKLTLLMLMETPVTGLLQGVYDNYYLRLTKEVQDSMARANEAAGETVAGIRTVRSFNTERSEASHYDHRLMDTHTLKTRRDTVRAVYVLLRRLTALVMQVAMLYYGRLFIQRGQMSTGNLVSFILYQSNLGTNIRTLIYIFGDMLNSVGAAGKVFEYLDREPQVSTKGTLQPETLTGHVHFHNLSFSYPTRQERKVLQGFSLELRPGQLTALVGPSGGGKSTCVSLLERFYQPQQGEILLDGQPLHSYQHHYLHRKVAMVGQEPVLFSGSIKDNIAYGLADCSLERVQEAARRANAHSFISKLEKGYDTDVGERGGQMSGGEKQRIAIARALIREPQVLILDEVTSALDTESEHMVQEALASCPSQTLLVIAHRLKTIERADQIILIDQGTVLEQGTHQQLMDRKGGYYKLRERLFTEDDTSH is encoded by the exons ATGATGCTTAGAACGTGCGTGTTCGCTATGGCTGTAGGTCTATGCATTGACATAACCACATTTTGCGCCACTGGTTTTGGCGCATCTATTTCCAAAACTGGACCAATAAGTTTTGACGTTTTCGGAAGTCTGTTGCGTCTATGGGTTGTAGCGGGGATTCGATTAGTTATACTATTTGGTGTATCGCTACTCACACTAGGATCGATTAAACCCGTATTGAAGCGCTGGTTAGCAGTGCACTGTTTCCTTGCCCCGGTCTACGAGACCGGGCAACTGATGCTGCATGGCAGTTCACCGGAGAGCACTCATGGATCGTTGGGGGGTCCAAGTTTGTGGCTATTGTGTACCGCGGCAGCAGCTGCTGCAGCCCTGTTTTGGGAGAAAACCTTCCCTGACAGCAGCGAAGAAAGTAACGGGAAAGAGAAGACACAGAAGGCACGAGTGCTGTTCATGAGAGTCCTCTACTTCTACAGACCTGACACCCTCCTTTTGGTTGGAGCGTTTATATTCCTGTCACTGGCTGTCCTCT GTGAAATGTTCATCCCATTCTATACAGGAAAGGTGATTGACATCTTGGCTTCCCAGTACAAGTGGAATGACTTTCTCACAGCTATCATCCTCATGGGGCTCTACTCTTTGGGAAG CTCTTTCAGTGCAGGTTGTCGAGGAGGCCTCTTCATGTGTGCCATCAACAGCTTCACCTCTCGAATGAAAGTAGAGCTGTTTGGGGCCCTGGTGAAGCAGGAGATCAGCTTCTTTGAGACCATCAAGACAG GTGACATCACGTCCAGGCTGTCCACAGACACCACTAAGATGGCCCGGGCGGTGGCCCTGAATGTCAACGTCCTACTGAGGACCCTCATTAAGATTGTGGGTATGCTGTCGCTCATGATGAGCCTGTCCTGGAAGCTCACTCTGCTCATGCTGATGGAGACGCCCGTCACCGGCCTGCTGCAAGGCGTCTATGACAACTATTACCTG AGGCTCACTAAGGAGGTGCAGGACTCCATGGCCAGGGCGAACGAGGCAGCGGGGGAAACAGTAGCAGGAATCCGGACCGTGCGAAGTTTTAACACAGAGCGGAGTGAGGCTAGTCATTATGACCACAGGTTGATGGACACCCACACTCTCAAGACCAGGCGGGACACCGTCAGGGCAGTGTACGTGCTCCTGAGAAGA ctAACAGCGCTGGTAATGCAGGTGGCCATGCTGTACTATGGCAGACTGTTTATCCAGCGAGGTCAGATGAGCACTGGGAACCTGGTCTCTTTCATCCTCTACCAGTCTAACCTGGGAACCAACATCAGG ACTTTGATTTACATCTTTGGCGACATGCTGAACTCGGTGGGGGCGGCTGGTAAGGTGTTTGAGTATCTGGACAGAGAGCCCCAGGTCAGCACCAAGGGGACCCTCCAACCAGAGACCTTAACTGGACATGTCCACTTCCACAACCTCTCCTTCTCCTACCCCACCCGCCAGGAGCGCAAAGTACTGCAG GGCTTCTCTCTGGAGCTGAGGCCGGGTCAGCTGACTGCTCTGGTGGGGCCGTCAGGAGGGGGGAAGAGCACCTGTGTTAGTCTGCTGGAGAGGTTCTATCAGCCTCAGCAGGGAGAGATCCTATTGGATGGACAACCACTGCACAGCTACCAGCACCACTACCTACACAGGAAG GTGGCCATGGTGGGCCAGGAACCCGTTCTGTTCTCTGGGTCCATCAAGGACAACATTGCCTACGGCCTGGCAGACTGCTCTTTGGAGAGGGTGCAGGAAGCTGCTCGCAGAGCCAACGCCCACAGCTTCATCAGCAAACTGGAGAAGGGTTATGACACAG ATGTAGGAGAGCGGGGTGGTCAGATGTCCGGTGGTGAGAAGCAGCGTATTGCCATCGCCAGAGCTCTGATCAGAGAGCCACAGGTCCTCATCCTGGACGAGGTCACCAGCGCACTAGACACTGAGAGCGAACACATG GTCCAGGAGGCCCTGGCTAGCTGCCCCTCCCAGACCCTGCTGGTGATTGCTCACAGACTGAAGACCATCGAGAGGGCAGATCAGATCATTCTGATTGACCAAGGAACCGTCCTGGAGCAGGGCACTCACCAGCAGTTGATGGACAGGAAGGGGGGCTACTACAAACTAAGAGAGAGACTCTTCACAGAAGACGACACGTCACATTGA